Proteins encoded by one window of Apus apus isolate bApuApu2 chromosome 15, bApuApu2.pri.cur, whole genome shotgun sequence:
- the LOC127390887 gene encoding bactericidal permeability-increasing protein-like, with product MRARSLAATCGALALCLVLSAATNPGFVVRITQAGLDYAHQHGITILEKELIQLKLPDISGDFRLRQVGKVNYELSRLDLHSFHLPYSRISLVPNVGLQVSISNAFASINGNWRVKLYFIRDHGSFDLRVENIYIKINLKLGRNASGKPTIDTSDCSTRVSKVWAHFSGKFGWLYNLFYSAVESRFRKILEGKVCDIVDSSVRRELQPYLWTLPVTSKIDDKVGIDYALVAPPTATAQSLDVDLKGEFFSLAHRSAVPFSPLPLALPPDHDRMVYFGASSYFFNTAGFVYHKDGLLVFEITDSVIPKDVEFHLTTSTFSAFIPQLEEMYPNASVKLRLSAPSAPFLSIGPGGLSLTPVVDIQAYAILPDTRLAPLFLLSLTGNVSAVINVTSSHIVGNLTVGRMKLSLKHSDVGTFQVRMLQSIMNIYASNILLPRLNERLAQGFPLPLPDRIQLYNILVQLHQNFLLLGADVHYQPRGWR from the exons CCCATCAGCATGGGATCACAATCCTGGAGAAGGAGCTGATCCAGCTAAAGCTGCCAGACATCTCGGGTGACTTTCGCCTTCGGCAAGTGGGGAAGGTGAACTATGAGCTCTCCAG attggACCTTCACAGTTTCCACTTGCCGTACTCGCGGATTTCCCTGGTCCCCAACGTGGGCTTGCAGGTCTCCATCTCCAACGCCTTCGCCAGCATCAACGGGAACTGGCGGGTGAAGTTATACTTCAT ccgTGACCACGGATCATTTGACCTGAGGGTGGAGAACATCTATATCAAAATCAACCTGAAGCTGGGCAGGAATGCCTCTGGGAAGCCCACAATTGACACCTCTGACTGCAGCACCCGCGTCTCCAAAGTCTGGGCACACTTTTCGGGCAAGTTTGG ATGGCTTTACAACCTCTTCTATAGTGCTGTTGAGTCCAGATTCCGAAAGATCTTGGAGGGCAAG GTCTGTGATATTGTGGACAGCTCAGTGCGCCGCGAGCTCCAGCCTTACCTCTGGACCCTGCCAG TCACATCCAAGATAGATGACAAGGTTGGGATTGATTACGCCTTGGTGGCACCCCCAACTGCTACTGCCCAGTCCCTGGACGTGGACCTGAAG ggTGAATTCTTCTCCCTGGCCCACCGCTCTGCTGTCCCCTTCTCTCCGCTGCCACTGGCCCTGCCCCCAGACCATGACCGCATGGTTTACTTTGGGGCCTCCAGCTACTTCTTCAACACCGCTGGCTTCGTCTACCACAAAGACGGGCTGCTGGTCTTCGAGATCACAGACTCAGTg ATCCCAAAGGATGTTGAGTTCCACTTGACCACCTCCACCTTCTCAGCCTTCATTCCCCAG ctAGAGGAGATGTACCCCAACGCCTCCGTGAAGCTCCGGCTGTCCGCGCCCTCCGCCCCGTTCCTGAGCATCGGGCCAGGGGGCCTCTCACTCACGCCTGTCGTGGATATCCAGGCTTATGCCATCCTTCCCGACACCCGCCTggctcctctcttcctcctcagcctG ACAGGCAACGTGTCTGCTGTCATCAACGTGACATCCAGCCACATCGTTGGGAATCTGACGGTGGGCAG GATGAAGCTCTCTCTGAAGCATTCAGATGTTGGCACTTTCCAG GTCCGAATGCTGCAGTCCATAATGAACATCTATGCTTCCAACATCCTGCTCCCTCGTCTTAATG AGAGGCTGGCTCAGGGTTTCCCGCTGCCGCTGCCCGACAGGATACAGCTCTACAACATCCTCGTGCAGCTTCACCAG aatttcctgctgctgggagcagacgTTCACTACCAGCCCCGGGGGTGGAGATAA